The Sporichthyaceae bacterium genome window below encodes:
- a CDS encoding glycosyltransferase, with protein sequence MGDVAVVIPARDEAERIAATIDAAAGIAGVDLLVVVDDGSTDATTAVARGAGALVLRHERNRGKAAALETGAAEVARRDSADHPAPRLLLLLDADLGRSAAAAADLVPPVRIGAFDMTIANLPAGRDVGGGRGRVVRLAARGIHRATGAVVHQPLCGQRCLTRRAFEAALPLAHGFGVETGMTIDVLRAGLSVCEIRCELEHRVTGADWSGVRHRATQYADVAAALARRIRPVSDHR encoded by the coding sequence GTGGGCGACGTCGCGGTTGTGATCCCGGCTCGTGACGAGGCCGAGCGGATCGCGGCGACGATCGACGCGGCTGCCGGGATAGCCGGGGTCGACCTGCTCGTGGTTGTCGACGACGGCTCGACGGACGCCACCACCGCGGTCGCGCGTGGCGCGGGCGCCTTGGTGCTGCGCCACGAACGCAACCGGGGCAAGGCTGCCGCGCTGGAGACCGGCGCGGCCGAGGTGGCCCGCCGCGACTCCGCCGACCACCCGGCGCCGCGCTTGTTGCTGTTGCTGGACGCCGATCTGGGCAGGAGCGCGGCCGCTGCCGCGGACCTGGTGCCGCCGGTGCGCATCGGCGCTTTCGACATGACGATCGCGAACCTGCCCGCCGGGCGCGACGTCGGCGGCGGCCGCGGCCGGGTCGTGCGGCTGGCCGCCCGCGGCATCCACCGTGCTACCGGGGCCGTGGTGCACCAACCGCTGTGCGGGCAGCGTTGCCTGACCCGGCGGGCTTTCGAGGCCGCGTTGCCGTTGGCCCACGGCTTCGGCGTCGAGACCGGGATGACGATCGACGTCCTGCGGGCCGGGCTCTCGGTCTGCGAGATCCGCTGCGAACTGGAACATCGGGTCACGGGCGCCGACTGGTCCGGCGTCAGGCACCGGGCCACCCAATACGCCGACGTAGCCGCCGCCCTGGCTCGCCGCATCCGCCCCGTTTCCGATCATCGATGA
- a CDS encoding DUF5926 family protein, with product MSKATRARRDAERQSFVQRPFEGMAAECDLVAMREIVPAATMKLPLVGEHAERDVTLCTVLPLALPCLTRSQGSVLVAMQTQFPAGDANRQIAAALLAALPIDPGSTPVSVEIQPDTPQIQELLDPDAPLEIVVQDGFTFWVENPDEMTTEIQQSLEQANAAAPPTARLSSVEAAYWSHERDRAWLRWVMPQDEYALLNAFARLHAARADSVGEDTKYVGAFRCQGLLAPVWEVPVDRKAVDFEEGAKGLSQRLAEALADDSPLTAVQRRAKEGLASRQLTIR from the coding sequence ATGAGCAAGGCCACCCGGGCTCGACGCGACGCCGAGCGGCAGAGCTTCGTCCAGCGGCCCTTCGAGGGCATGGCGGCGGAGTGCGACCTCGTCGCGATGCGCGAGATCGTCCCCGCGGCGACGATGAAGCTGCCGCTGGTCGGTGAGCACGCCGAACGCGACGTCACCTTGTGCACCGTGCTGCCGCTGGCGCTGCCGTGCCTGACCCGATCCCAGGGCAGCGTGCTGGTCGCGATGCAGACCCAGTTCCCGGCCGGCGACGCCAACCGGCAGATCGCCGCCGCGCTGCTGGCCGCGCTGCCGATCGACCCCGGCTCGACCCCGGTCTCGGTGGAGATCCAGCCGGACACACCGCAGATCCAGGAACTGCTGGACCCGGACGCGCCGCTGGAGATCGTCGTCCAGGACGGCTTCACGTTCTGGGTCGAGAACCCCGACGAGATGACCACGGAGATCCAACAGTCGCTGGAGCAGGCCAATGCCGCGGCGCCGCCGACGGCGCGCCTGTCATCGGTCGAGGCCGCCTACTGGAGCCACGAGCGCGACCGGGCCTGGCTGCGCTGGGTCATGCCGCAGGATGAGTACGCGCTGCTCAACGCATTCGCCCGATTGCACGCCGCCCGCGCCGACAGCGTCGGTGAGGACACCAAGTACGTGGGCGCGTTCCGCTGCCAGGGTCTGCTGGCCCCGGTGTGGGAAGTCCCGGTCGACCGGAAGGCCGTCGACTTCGAGGAGGGCGCGAAGGGGCTGTCGCAGCGGCTGGCCGAAGCGCTGGCCGACGACTCCCCGCTGACCGCCGTGCAGCGCCGGGCCAAGGAAGGCTTGGCCTCGCGGCAGCTCACGATCCGCTGA